One window of Acidobacteriaceae bacterium genomic DNA carries:
- a CDS encoding PIG-L deacetylase family protein, whose product MPLRLLCICAHPDDECFGFGGALALYASRGVEVSVLCLTDGQAATNRGDASSNKELGQTRRAEFEASCKVLGVHHYEILDYHDAQLEHEVFSKLAGALVAHIRRLRPHVIITFGGEGALNTHPDHTTISAATTAAFHWSGSHKRYITVGDLWQPQRLYYLTSNFMLPDRQPPLLAPWTHTLDISSVFDKKKEAFEQHKSQAPLMALAYPLFEKHGPEERYTLAAAVTPQPTRQSTDLFEGVADQP is encoded by the coding sequence ATGCCCCTTCGCCTCCTCTGCATCTGCGCGCACCCCGACGACGAATGCTTCGGCTTCGGCGGCGCGCTCGCGCTCTACGCCTCACGCGGAGTCGAAGTCTCCGTCCTCTGCCTCACCGACGGCCAGGCCGCTACCAATCGCGGCGACGCCTCCTCGAACAAAGAGCTCGGCCAAACCCGCCGCGCCGAGTTTGAAGCCTCCTGCAAGGTCCTCGGCGTCCACCACTACGAAATCCTCGACTACCACGACGCTCAGCTCGAGCACGAAGTCTTTTCCAAGCTCGCCGGCGCGCTCGTCGCGCATATCCGCCGCCTCCGCCCGCACGTCATCATCACCTTCGGCGGCGAAGGCGCGCTCAACACCCATCCCGACCACACCACCATCTCGGCCGCCACCACCGCCGCCTTCCACTGGTCCGGCTCGCACAAGCGCTACATCACCGTCGGCGATCTCTGGCAGCCGCAGCGCCTCTACTACCTCACCAGCAACTTCATGCTTCCTGACCGGCAGCCTCCGCTCCTCGCGCCCTGGACCCACACGCTCGACATCAGCTCCGTCTTCGACAAAAAGAAGGAAGCCTTCGAGCAGCACAAGTCCCAGGCGCCGCTGATGGCCCTCGCATATCCGCTGTTTGAAAAGCACGGCCCTGAGGAGCGCTACACCCTCGCCGCCGCGGTCACGCCACAACCCACGCGCCAGAGCACCGACCTCTTCGAAGGCGTCGCCGATCAGCCTTAG
- a CDS encoding APC family permease, with product MGHRLAGMNGGEQRLERTLTLRGAVTLNLLDMIGVGPFITLPLLIGAMGGPQAMVGWVLGALLAACDGMVWAELGAAMPEAGGTYAYLHEMYPGRVGRWLSFLFAFQLLLSAPLSVASGCIGVAMYAGAVVPGLAGHAVWVAVASVVVAVALQYRRLSGVKRVAQGLLVVVLATIAWTVVTGVWRGEWARVVAVPSGAFHLDAGFFAGLASAMLWATYDYWGYYNVTFLGGEAKDPGRVIPRAVLWSIAIVAVLYLALNASVLSVMGAPGLMKAQRPEIRQAMLSEFMRMAYAPMVGVGAAAVLGRIAAVLVMVTAFGSVFSLLLGYSRIPYAAARDGNFPAVFGRLHAKGRFPYVSLLTLAGVAAVCCFFSLAHVIAALVVVRIVMQFSLQHVGVMLLRKRRPEMKRPFRMWMYPVPPIVALVGFAYIVFVRRGSGTDLMIAGAVVVTGTVVFFVRS from the coding sequence GTGGGTCATAGACTTGCTGGAATGAATGGTGGGGAACAGAGGCTGGAGCGGACGCTGACGCTGCGGGGAGCGGTGACGCTGAACCTGTTGGACATGATCGGCGTGGGGCCGTTTATTACGCTGCCTCTGCTGATTGGGGCGATGGGCGGGCCGCAGGCGATGGTGGGATGGGTGCTGGGTGCGCTGCTCGCCGCGTGCGATGGGATGGTGTGGGCGGAGCTGGGTGCGGCGATGCCCGAGGCGGGTGGGACGTATGCGTATCTGCACGAGATGTATCCGGGGCGCGTGGGCAGGTGGTTGAGTTTTCTGTTTGCGTTTCAGTTGTTGTTGTCGGCGCCGCTGAGTGTGGCGAGTGGGTGCATTGGCGTGGCGATGTATGCAGGCGCGGTGGTGCCGGGGCTTGCCGGGCATGCGGTGTGGGTTGCGGTGGCCAGTGTGGTGGTCGCTGTGGCGTTGCAGTATCGGCGGCTGAGTGGCGTGAAGCGCGTGGCGCAGGGGCTGCTGGTGGTGGTGCTGGCGACGATCGCGTGGACGGTGGTGACGGGCGTGTGGCGTGGCGAGTGGGCTCGGGTGGTGGCGGTGCCGAGTGGCGCGTTTCATCTGGATGCGGGATTTTTTGCGGGGCTGGCGAGCGCGATGCTGTGGGCGACGTATGACTACTGGGGTTATTACAACGTGACGTTTCTTGGTGGCGAGGCGAAGGATCCGGGGAGGGTGATTCCGCGGGCGGTGTTGTGGTCGATTGCGATTGTGGCGGTGCTGTATCTGGCGCTGAATGCGAGTGTGCTGAGTGTGATGGGCGCGCCGGGGTTGATGAAGGCGCAGCGGCCGGAGATTCGGCAGGCGATGCTGTCGGAGTTCATGCGGATGGCGTATGCGCCCATGGTTGGTGTGGGCGCGGCGGCGGTGTTGGGGAGGATTGCCGCGGTGCTGGTGATGGTGACGGCGTTCGGGAGTGTGTTCTCGCTGCTACTGGGGTACTCGCGCATACCGTATGCGGCGGCGAGGGATGGGAACTTTCCGGCGGTGTTTGGGAGGCTGCATGCGAAGGGGCGGTTTCCGTATGTGTCGCTGTTGACGCTGGCGGGCGTGGCGGCGGTGTGCTGCTTTTTCTCGCTGGCGCATGTGATTGCGGCGCTGGTAGTGGTGCGGATTGTGATGCAGTTTTCGCTGCAGCATGTGGGCGTGATGTTGTTGAGGAAGAGAAGGCCTGAGATGAAGCGGCCGTTTCGGATGTGGATGTATCCGGTGCCGCCGATTGTGGCGCTGGTGGGGTTTGCGTACATCGTGTTTGTGCGGAGGGGGTCTGGGACGGACTTGATGATTGCGGGTGCGGTGGTGGTAACGGGGACGGTGGTGTTTTTTGTGAGGTCCTAG
- the trmD gene encoding tRNA (guanosine(37)-N1)-methyltransferase TrmD yields the protein MRFDLITLFPGFFESTLRYGILERALRSGLASVHTHDLRNWTHDRHRTVDDRPFGGGEGMVLKPQPIFECAESLAVTPKPARDTARESVILLSAQGKRFTQTTARRLATLERIVLICGRYEGVDERVSELLCDEELSIGDFVLSGGELGAAVIIDATVRLLPGVLGHEDSTVYESFGLGDDSPAENKTPDGVPRSTHGAGGLLDYPHYTRPADFRGVAVPEILSSGDHSAIRRWRRQAALAKTFANRPDLLADANLSDDDREYLASLDVKLP from the coding sequence ATGCGCTTCGACCTGATCACGCTCTTCCCCGGCTTCTTCGAAAGCACACTCCGCTACGGCATCCTCGAGCGCGCGCTCCGCTCCGGCCTCGCTTCGGTCCACACCCACGACCTCCGCAACTGGACCCACGACCGCCATCGCACCGTGGACGACCGCCCCTTCGGCGGCGGTGAGGGCATGGTCCTCAAGCCCCAGCCCATCTTCGAATGCGCCGAATCCCTTGCCGTTACGCCGAAACCCGCACGCGACACCGCCCGCGAGTCCGTGATCCTGCTCTCGGCGCAGGGCAAACGCTTCACCCAAACCACCGCTCGCCGCCTCGCCACGCTCGAGCGCATCGTCCTGATTTGCGGCCGCTATGAAGGCGTCGACGAGCGCGTCTCCGAGCTGCTCTGCGACGAAGAGCTATCCATCGGAGACTTCGTCCTCTCCGGCGGCGAGCTTGGCGCGGCAGTCATCATCGACGCCACCGTCCGGCTGCTCCCTGGCGTCCTCGGTCACGAAGACTCCACCGTCTACGAAAGCTTCGGTCTCGGCGACGATTCCCCCGCCGAAAACAAAACACCCGACGGCGTTCCCCGCTCCACCCACGGCGCCGGGGGGCTGCTCGACTATCCGCACTACACGCGGCCGGCCGACTTCCGCGGCGTCGCCGTTCCCGAAATCCTCTCCAGCGGTGACCACTCCGCCATCCGCCGCTGGCGCCGCCAGGCCGCACTCGCCAAGACCTTCGCGAACCGGCCCGATCTACTCGCCGACGCAAACCTCTCCGACGACGATCGCGAATATCTGGCCAGCCTCGATGTGAAGCTCCCCTGA
- a CDS encoding KH domain-containing protein gives MTDNFESSDPVSEIRTLVTEIAQALVDDPAAVKVEAIVEQDTAVLRLEVAPADVGKVIGKQGRTARSLRTILGAASMKHRRRFALDIVEADDRPADNDENE, from the coding sequence GTGACAGACAATTTTGAATCTTCAGATCCGGTTTCCGAGATACGCACTCTCGTTACTGAGATCGCCCAGGCCCTGGTCGATGACCCCGCAGCCGTTAAGGTTGAAGCGATCGTCGAACAGGACACAGCTGTGCTCCGGCTTGAGGTTGCGCCCGCTGATGTGGGCAAGGTCATCGGAAAGCAGGGCCGAACCGCCCGCTCTCTCAGGACCATCCTCGGCGCCGCCAGCATGAAGCACAGAAGGCGCTTTGCGCTGGACATCGTCGAAGCCGACGACCGTCCTGCCGACAACGACGAGAACGAGTAG
- a CDS encoding alpha/beta hydrolase-fold protein has translation MTLESPSASRNLFPSDAESRAASAGFAPLKPAPRADNALSPSHELDNNPRYLVLKQFHSRFLPDDRDIEVYLPEAYTNDPTRRFPVFYLHDGQNLFDGRTSYLADCTWKAHTTADRLTREGLIEPLILVGINNTGIRRMAEYTPTPDIQHRGGDGDRYGRLIVEELKPCIDTAFRTLPDAAHTGLGGSSLGGLISLYLGFTYPEVFSKLAVISPSIWWDNRAILRTVSTGRVRPDLRIWLDMGTAEGPRHVRDTDLLYRRLLDRGWRDRPGAHDPDLHYEHVPNGIHNEDAWARRFDRVLQFLFPARRD, from the coding sequence TTGACCCTTGAATCTCCTTCAGCCTCGCGCAACCTCTTCCCATCTGATGCGGAATCGCGGGCAGCCTCTGCAGGCTTCGCGCCCCTCAAACCCGCTCCTCGCGCCGACAACGCCCTCAGTCCCTCACACGAGCTCGATAACAATCCGCGTTACCTCGTTCTCAAGCAGTTTCACTCGCGCTTCCTGCCGGACGACCGCGACATCGAAGTCTACCTGCCGGAAGCCTACACGAACGACCCCACACGCAGATTTCCCGTGTTTTATCTTCACGACGGCCAAAATCTTTTTGATGGCCGCACATCCTACCTCGCCGACTGCACATGGAAGGCCCACACCACGGCTGACCGCCTCACCCGCGAAGGCCTCATCGAGCCGCTGATCCTCGTCGGCATCAATAACACCGGCATTCGCCGCATGGCGGAATACACACCCACTCCGGACATCCAGCATCGCGGAGGCGACGGTGATCGCTACGGCCGGCTGATCGTCGAAGAACTGAAGCCCTGCATCGACACCGCCTTTCGCACGCTGCCCGACGCAGCGCATACCGGGCTCGGCGGATCTTCGCTCGGCGGCCTCATCTCCCTCTATCTCGGCTTCACCTACCCCGAGGTCTTCTCCAAACTGGCCGTCATCTCGCCCAGCATCTGGTGGGACAATCGCGCGATCCTGCGAACGGTCTCCACGGGCCGTGTCCGTCCTGACCTGCGCATCTGGCTGGATATGGGTACCGCCGAAGGCCCTCGCCACGTCCGCGATACCGATCTTCTCTACCGGCGCCTGCTCGACCGCGGCTGGCGAGACAGGCCCGGCGCCCACGACCCGGACCTCCACTACGAGCACGTACCGAACGGCATTCACAATGAGGACGCCTGGGCCCGGCGATTCGATCGCGTGCTGCAGTTCCTTTTCCCGGCGCGGCGCGACTGA
- a CDS encoding protein-methionine-sulfoxide reductase heme-binding subunit MsrQ produces MPSKAIPYLKVVVHILCLLPFAYLLHLYRDGQLATFADPVNYITHFTGDWALWLLLVTLAVTPVRRLHRSLGWLIRFRRMLGLYCFFYACLHLATYVFLFSGYDTAAAIAGLRAGHLVEPWRQLVLIWPSMLDDAEKRRFIQVGLAAWIILLALAVTSPQRVLRAMGGPAWNKLHRLIYVAGVLAVIHYWWLVKSGVRTPWKVTAVLAVLLLWRVGLAVAKRMPRPVVAKAPEGMRESS; encoded by the coding sequence ATGCCAAGTAAAGCGATTCCATATTTGAAGGTGGTGGTGCACATTTTGTGCCTGCTGCCGTTTGCGTACCTGCTGCATCTGTATCGCGATGGGCAGTTGGCGACGTTTGCCGATCCGGTGAATTACATTACGCATTTCACCGGCGACTGGGCGCTGTGGCTGCTGCTGGTGACGCTCGCGGTGACGCCGGTTCGGCGGCTGCATCGGTCGCTCGGCTGGCTGATTCGGTTTCGCAGGATGCTGGGGCTGTATTGCTTTTTCTATGCGTGCCTCCACCTGGCGACGTATGTGTTTCTGTTCTCCGGGTACGACACGGCAGCGGCGATTGCGGGATTGCGTGCCGGACATCTCGTTGAGCCGTGGCGTCAGCTTGTGCTCATTTGGCCGAGCATGCTGGACGATGCGGAGAAGCGGCGGTTCATCCAGGTGGGCCTGGCGGCGTGGATCATTCTGCTGGCGCTGGCGGTGACGAGTCCGCAGCGCGTGCTGCGCGCGATGGGCGGTCCCGCGTGGAATAAGCTGCACCGGCTTATTTATGTCGCCGGAGTTCTTGCGGTGATTCATTACTGGTGGCTGGTGAAGAGCGGAGTGCGGACGCCGTGGAAGGTGACGGCGGTTCTGGCTGTGCTGCTGCTGTGGAGAGTCGGGCTGGCAGTGGCGAAGAGAATGCCGCGGCCCGTGGTAGCGAAGGCGCCTGAAGGTATGCGCGAAAGTTCGTAG
- a CDS encoding 16S rRNA processing protein RimM, which yields MTENVPSPASQASAASWTPAARLLRPQGRRGELLAEPLSDLPGLFEPGRSVSIAAAGPAPAIDTTIESQWSPTGRNAGRIVLKLAGIDSISAAELLAGRELLVPSADLPPLDPDTWFVRDLLGCQLFDGSTLIGEITGVEYPMAPDGRTRLSDAAPLLEVTGAEDARGNSTESSSDTLGHAEPALIPFIKAWLDSVDLEQRRVVMHLPPGLVDSGD from the coding sequence TTGACAGAGAACGTGCCCTCGCCTGCATCGCAGGCCAGCGCTGCCAGCTGGACTCCGGCCGCGCGCTTGCTTCGCCCGCAGGGGCGTCGCGGAGAGCTGCTCGCCGAACCGCTCAGCGACCTGCCCGGACTGTTCGAGCCCGGCCGCTCCGTCTCTATCGCTGCTGCCGGCCCGGCTCCTGCGATCGACACCACCATCGAATCGCAGTGGTCGCCGACCGGGCGAAACGCCGGCCGCATCGTGCTCAAACTGGCCGGCATTGACAGCATCTCCGCCGCTGAGCTCCTGGCCGGCCGCGAGCTTCTCGTGCCCTCCGCCGACCTCCCTCCGCTCGATCCAGATACGTGGTTCGTTCGCGACCTTCTCGGCTGCCAGCTCTTCGACGGCAGCACGCTTATAGGCGAGATCACCGGCGTCGAATACCCCATGGCCCCGGACGGCCGGACACGGCTTTCGGACGCCGCCCCGCTCCTTGAAGTAACGGGGGCTGAGGATGCCCGAGGTAATTCCACAGAGTCGTCTTCCGATACCCTCGGTCACGCGGAACCTGCACTGATTCCATTCATCAAGGCTTGGCTCGATTCCGTCGACCTGGAGCAGAGGCGCGTGGTCATGCACCTCCCACCGGGTCTGGTTGACTCCGGCGACTGA
- a CDS encoding DUF2306 domain-containing protein encodes MAAPSSTLPPARSTPSRRLSTKHTLWLFMAIASLFVFITTDLFIAFDYPLYHAYRLVIIHDRALLIPHALFASAAFIAGPIQFSSRLRARHLQLHRILGRVYVFSVLAAATFAFFIELGRDDFAGVIVQISLWILCTLAAFITARNRQIAVHRQWMIRSYALTFTFIVNRLLNLWPRFENMPGPHFAWWDAYVCILMLVGCDLAFNRRELTHRRA; translated from the coding sequence ATGGCTGCACCCAGCAGCACGCTTCCGCCTGCGCGGTCCACACCCTCGCGCCGTCTCTCGACCAAGCACACCCTCTGGCTCTTCATGGCCATCGCGTCGCTCTTCGTCTTCATCACCACTGACCTCTTCATCGCCTTCGACTACCCGCTCTACCACGCCTACCGCCTCGTCATCATCCACGACCGCGCCCTCCTCATCCCGCACGCCCTCTTCGCCTCCGCCGCCTTCATCGCCGGCCCCATCCAGTTCTCCTCGCGCCTCCGCGCCCGCCACCTTCAACTCCACCGCATCCTCGGCCGCGTCTATGTGTTTTCCGTCCTCGCCGCCGCCACATTCGCCTTCTTCATCGAGCTCGGCCGCGACGACTTCGCCGGCGTCATCGTCCAGATCTCTCTCTGGATCCTCTGCACCCTCGCCGCCTTCATCACCGCGCGCAACCGCCAGATCGCCGTCCATCGCCAGTGGATGATCCGCTCCTACGCCCTCACCTTCACCTTCATCGTCAACCGCCTGCTCAACCTCTGGCCCCGCTTCGAGAACATGCCAGGACCCCACTTCGCCTGGTGGGACGCCTACGTCTGCATCCTCATGCTCGTCGGCTGCGACCTCGCCTTCAACCGCCGCGAACTTACCCACCGCCGCGCCTGA
- the rplS gene encoding 50S ribosomal protein L19: MHPIMQKLADKLQRTDLPDFGPGDQVRVQVRIKEGEKERLQAFEGMVIACRKGPQGSFTVRKMSFGQGVERIFPYNSKVVDKVEKIRSYQVRRSKLFYLRGLRGKAARLREVERTA, translated from the coding sequence ATCCATCCGATTATGCAGAAGCTGGCCGACAAGCTCCAGCGCACAGATCTCCCTGACTTCGGCCCCGGCGACCAGGTTCGCGTCCAGGTACGCATCAAGGAAGGCGAAAAAGAGCGTCTTCAGGCGTTCGAAGGCATGGTCATCGCCTGCCGCAAGGGTCCCCAGGGGAGCTTCACCGTTCGCAAGATGAGCTTCGGCCAGGGCGTCGAGCGCATCTTCCCCTACAACTCCAAAGTCGTCGACAAGGTCGAGAAGATCCGCTCCTACCAGGTGCGCCGCTCCAAGCTCTTCTACCTCCGCGGTCTGCGTGGCAAGGCTGCCCGTCTCCGCGAGGTTGAACGGACTGCCTAA
- the rpsP gene encoding 30S ribosomal protein S16, which translates to MIRLARVGARKQPHYRVVVIEKDRARNGRSIEVVGTYNPRTNPASVNLKRDRIEYWTAKGAQLSETVGKLLAKHQPAAETTAA; encoded by the coding sequence ATGATTCGTCTGGCGCGCGTTGGCGCCCGCAAGCAGCCGCACTACCGCGTCGTTGTTATCGAGAAGGACCGCGCCCGCAACGGCCGTTCCATCGAGGTGGTGGGCACCTACAATCCGCGCACGAATCCGGCGAGCGTAAACCTGAAGCGCGATCGCATCGAGTATTGGACCGCCAAGGGAGCGCAACTGTCCGAGACCGTTGGCAAGCTGCTGGCAAAGCATCAGCCGGCCGCTGAGACGACAGCCGCCTAA
- a CDS encoding ribonuclease HII → MSTLFRIPEVQGVTKATAKQQMLKQLVCTNAPEQALRYHGFRTIAGVDEVGRGALFGPVVAAAVILPEKVGILARMGLKDSKQLDRAAREKLDRKIRKMALAIGIVAIDAETIDRINIYQASRLAMRLAVEQLPVTPDHLIIDALRIDYPCPQTKLYYGDALCLSIAAASVVAKVYRDALCRELDAQFPQYGLASHKGYATPEHRAALKEHGPCPLHRRSFAPVLAADPEAALDAQLDLDEMFDELPPEELAADELAIPEPAVTTDSTALSS, encoded by the coding sequence ATGTCGACGCTCTTCCGCATTCCCGAAGTCCAAGGCGTCACCAAAGCCACCGCCAAGCAGCAGATGCTCAAGCAGCTCGTCTGCACCAATGCGCCCGAGCAGGCCCTCCGCTACCACGGCTTCCGCACCATCGCCGGCGTCGACGAGGTCGGCCGCGGCGCACTCTTCGGTCCCGTCGTCGCCGCCGCCGTCATCCTCCCCGAGAAGGTCGGCATCCTCGCCCGCATGGGCCTCAAAGATTCCAAGCAGCTCGACCGCGCCGCCCGCGAAAAACTCGACCGAAAGATCCGCAAGATGGCCCTCGCCATCGGCATCGTCGCCATCGACGCCGAGACCATCGACCGCATCAACATCTACCAGGCCTCGCGCCTCGCCATGCGCCTCGCCGTCGAGCAACTCCCCGTCACACCCGACCACCTCATCATCGACGCCCTCCGCATCGACTACCCCTGCCCGCAAACCAAGCTCTACTACGGCGACGCGCTCTGCCTCTCCATCGCGGCCGCCTCCGTCGTCGCCAAGGTCTACCGCGACGCGCTCTGCCGCGAGCTCGACGCGCAGTTCCCGCAGTACGGCCTCGCCAGCCACAAGGGCTACGCCACACCCGAGCACCGCGCAGCCCTCAAGGAGCACGGCCCCTGCCCGCTGCACCGCCGCAGCTTCGCTCCCGTCCTCGCCGCCGATCCCGAAGCCGCCCTCGACGCCCAGCTCGATCTCGACGAAATGTTCGATGAACTCCCACCCGAAGAACTCGCCGCCGACGAACTCGCAATCCCGGAACCAGCAGTCACTACCGACTCCACTGCTCTGTCATCCTGA
- the msrP gene encoding protein-methionine-sulfoxide reductase catalytic subunit MsrP yields the protein MLIRTKKEIASSEITPKETYRAFQMSRRRLLTGMGAVGAAAVLPDAAWGLDKLKTVPSNYNVTDRDVTPEAKAQSYNNFYEFGTDKSDPSHNAGKMKIRPWTVKIEGLVNKPQTVNIDDIINYRPIENRVYRFRCVEAWSMVIPWDGYPLSEFIKFADPLPSAKYVQFITTDKGRGMSLPGGFDWPYSEGLRMDEAMHPLTLLTFGSYGEVLSNQQGAPIRVIVPWKYGFKSAKSIVKIRFVDKQPHTLWNDSAPDEYGFYSNVNPHVDHPRWSQAHERFLGPGFLPKNIPTQMFNGYDEVASLYAGMDLKKNY from the coding sequence ATGTTGATCAGGACGAAGAAGGAGATTGCGTCGTCGGAGATTACTCCGAAGGAGACGTACAGGGCGTTTCAGATGAGCCGGCGAAGGCTGCTGACGGGAATGGGCGCGGTGGGAGCGGCGGCCGTGCTTCCGGACGCGGCGTGGGGACTGGACAAGCTGAAGACGGTGCCGTCGAACTATAACGTGACGGACCGGGATGTAACGCCGGAGGCGAAGGCGCAGAGCTACAACAATTTTTATGAGTTCGGAACGGATAAGAGCGATCCGTCGCACAATGCGGGGAAGATGAAGATCCGGCCGTGGACGGTGAAGATCGAAGGGCTGGTGAACAAGCCGCAGACGGTGAACATCGACGACATCATCAACTACAGGCCGATTGAGAACCGCGTGTACAGGTTTAGATGCGTTGAGGCGTGGTCGATGGTGATTCCGTGGGATGGGTATCCGCTGAGCGAGTTCATCAAGTTTGCGGACCCGCTGCCGAGCGCGAAGTATGTGCAGTTCATTACGACGGACAAAGGGCGGGGAATGAGTCTTCCGGGCGGATTTGATTGGCCGTACTCGGAGGGGCTGCGGATGGATGAGGCGATGCATCCGCTGACGCTGCTGACGTTCGGGAGTTATGGCGAGGTGCTGTCGAACCAGCAGGGCGCGCCGATTCGGGTGATTGTCCCGTGGAAGTATGGGTTCAAGTCGGCGAAGTCGATTGTGAAGATACGGTTTGTGGACAAGCAGCCGCACACTTTGTGGAATGATTCGGCGCCGGATGAGTATGGGTTTTATTCGAATGTGAATCCGCACGTGGACCATCCGCGGTGGTCGCAGGCGCATGAACGGTTTCTTGGTCCTGGATTCCTGCCGAAGAATATTCCGACGCAGATGTTCAACGGGTACGACGAGGTTGCGTCGTTATATGCAGGGATGGATTTGAAGAAGAATTATTGA